From a single Nitrospirota bacterium genomic region:
- a CDS encoding DHA2 family efflux MFS transporter permease subunit yields MTSPSVQNKTNPFIIALSVMLGTFMEVLDTTVANVALPHIAGALSAGIDESTWILTSYLVSNAIILPVSGWFSSLIGRKRFLLICIFLFAVSSALCGFAPSLPMLVFFRVLQGIGGGALQPVSQAILFDAFPREKQGMGMAIYGMGVVFAPIIGPTLGGWITDNFSWRWIFFINIPIGVLSLFLVQTFVEDPPHFKKSLFKNVDYIGLGLLATGLGALQIILDKGEREAWFDSSWIITLSFVTVFALLLFLIWELKNKNPVLQLRLFKDRNLTSGVLLMFVLGFVLYSSLALLPIYVQTLMGYSAMQSGLVLTPGGISVLLIMPFVGRFVGIIDTRLMVTLGLFITATSLFQMSHFNLNADFWTITWPRIIQGFGLAFLFIPINVVSLSYLPKDQIGNGTGLMNLMRNLGGSFGIAVVTTLLARRSQYHQMTLG; encoded by the coding sequence ATGACTTCACCTTCCGTCCAGAATAAAACAAACCCTTTTATCATTGCCCTTTCGGTCATGCTGGGGACCTTTATGGAGGTTCTCGACACCACCGTGGCGAATGTCGCGCTCCCTCATATCGCGGGGGCCTTATCCGCGGGGATTGATGAGAGCACCTGGATCCTCACCTCTTATCTGGTTTCGAATGCCATCATTCTCCCGGTCTCCGGGTGGTTTTCAAGCCTGATCGGACGGAAAAGGTTTCTTTTGATCTGCATTTTTTTGTTCGCGGTCAGTTCGGCCCTTTGCGGCTTCGCCCCCAGCCTTCCGATGCTCGTCTTTTTCAGAGTCCTTCAGGGCATTGGAGGAGGCGCCCTGCAGCCGGTCTCTCAGGCGATCTTGTTTGACGCCTTCCCGAGAGAAAAACAGGGAATGGGAATGGCGATTTACGGGATGGGGGTGGTTTTTGCGCCGATCATCGGGCCGACCCTGGGAGGGTGGATCACCGATAACTTTTCCTGGAGATGGATATTCTTTATCAATATCCCGATCGGGGTTTTATCGCTATTTCTGGTCCAGACCTTTGTGGAGGACCCTCCTCATTTTAAAAAGAGCCTTTTTAAAAATGTCGATTATATCGGCCTGGGGCTCCTCGCAACAGGTTTGGGCGCCCTGCAAATCATCCTGGATAAAGGAGAAAGAGAAGCGTGGTTCGATTCTTCATGGATCATCACGTTATCGTTCGTCACGGTTTTTGCGCTGTTGCTCTTTTTAATCTGGGAGTTAAAGAACAAAAACCCTGTACTTCAGCTCCGCCTCTTTAAAGACCGGAACTTAACCTCGGGCGTTCTGCTGATGTTTGTTCTCGGGTTTGTCCTCTACAGTTCGCTCGCCCTTCTGCCGATCTATGTTCAGACCCTTATGGGCTACTCGGCGATGCAGAGCGGCCTTGTCCTTACCCCCGGCGGGATTTCGGTTTTACTGATCATGCCTTTCGTCGGAAGGTTTGTCGGGATCATCGATACGAGGCTCATGGTGACCCTCGGCCTCTTTATTACAGCCACCTCCCTCTTTCAAATGTCCCATTTCAATTTGAACGCCGATTTCTGGACGATTACCTGGCCCCGGATTATCCAGGGGTTCGGACTGGCATTTCTTTTTATCCCCATTAACGTCGTTTCGCTTTCTTACCTTCCAAAGGATCAGATAGGCAACGGGACAGGGCTGATGAATTTGATGCGGAACCTGGGAGGGAGTTTCGGTATTGCGGTTGTCACCACCCTCCTTGCAAGGAGGTCGCAGTACCATCAAATGACGCTGGG
- a CDS encoding HlyD family secretion protein, whose product MNKKIKLSILFLLILGGVLWGVYYYQRSQTFMTTDDAQIEGDIYPVIPKVPGYIAQVLVKDNQEVQPGAPLMTIESRDYEIHVEQVKAALQAASATLFAALSQVQQYISESDASRANYQKSLSDLRRYKPLAENDEISHQQLEEAERANASNASKLKALEQQIVSVKAQVRLAEAKVAEAEANLNNAELQLSYTHIVSPVAGRVTKKNVQPGQWVQTGQSLMAIVPLTNLWVLANFKETQTGRMRSGQEATLTVDSYPGIVFHGKVDSISAGTGARFSLLPPENASGNFVKVVQRVPVKILLNEKDLKDHPEAVLRPGMNVSASVHIPS is encoded by the coding sequence GTGAATAAAAAAATTAAATTATCCATTCTTTTTCTACTGATCCTTGGGGGCGTTCTCTGGGGAGTCTATTATTATCAGCGCTCTCAAACCTTCATGACCACCGATGACGCCCAGATCGAGGGAGACATCTATCCGGTTATTCCCAAAGTTCCGGGATACATCGCTCAGGTTCTGGTCAAAGACAACCAGGAGGTCCAGCCGGGAGCCCCTTTAATGACGATTGAAAGCCGGGATTACGAAATTCATGTCGAACAGGTCAAAGCCGCTCTCCAGGCCGCCAGCGCCACCTTGTTCGCCGCTCTATCACAGGTCCAGCAATATATTTCAGAAAGCGACGCCTCACGAGCCAATTACCAGAAATCCCTGAGCGACCTCAGACGGTATAAGCCTCTGGCTGAAAATGATGAAATCTCCCATCAACAGCTTGAAGAAGCGGAGCGGGCAAACGCCTCCAATGCTTCAAAGCTCAAAGCGCTCGAACAGCAGATTGTCTCCGTAAAAGCCCAGGTCAGGCTTGCCGAAGCTAAAGTCGCCGAAGCCGAAGCCAATCTGAACAATGCGGAACTCCAGCTTTCATACACCCATATCGTCTCCCCCGTCGCGGGGAGGGTCACCAAAAAAAATGTTCAACCCGGACAATGGGTCCAAACCGGCCAATCCCTCATGGCCATTGTTCCGCTGACGAATCTCTGGGTTCTGGCCAATTTCAAGGAAACCCAGACAGGCCGGATGCGCTCCGGGCAGGAGGCCACCCTGACCGTCGACTCTTATCCGGGGATCGTCTTCCATGGCAAAGTCGACTCTATTTCCGCCGGCACAGGGGCGCGGTTTTCCCTTCTTCCGCCTGAAAATGCCTCCGGGAATTTTGTTAAAGTGGTCCAGAGGGTGCCCGTCAAGATCCTGTTGAACGAAAAGGATTTAAAAGATCATCCCGAGGCGGTCCTCCGTCCCGGGATGAATGTCAGCGCCTCCGTTCATATTCCTTCCTGA
- a CDS encoding TolC family protein, translating into MTAKLFFIPAFTLLIFFPLQVMDAQSQTQGGEPPRLSLKNALELSLKNSARVSIGKQKVIEKASLRLGSRSSFLPRLSLNVSGMDATRNLKAQGVSFPGAPDKVGPFSTFDARLTLNETLLNLSLLNQVYAAGEETRVAELELSQAESDLFYQTTVLFLNTLRNESAVQADQANVDLSEELLKFAEHQKSSGIGTILDVTRARVKLAEDRQRLITTLTQKSDAILVLQKQIGVQQGENLSLDDHDLSGQDFPELKESIQTALLKRKEAAIQSQRERVKEIQFKAASGEKYPSINLFADYGEIGNGVTDAFPTHTFGITLNLPLYDGQSRKAKEDAVMSQLRQEQFKTRESASQIELEVRQIYNALSTVRKQLEVVKERLSLAEKELLLAQHRFENGIGTHIELVTTQTSLTEAREALVEARFQVQAGIVKYYYVTGQMDYFFSQLP; encoded by the coding sequence ATGACAGCAAAATTATTTTTCATCCCGGCCTTCACCCTGTTGATCTTCTTTCCTCTTCAGGTGATGGATGCCCAAAGTCAGACTCAAGGAGGAGAGCCTCCCCGGCTTTCCCTGAAAAACGCCCTTGAACTAAGTCTGAAAAACAGCGCCAGGGTCTCTATCGGAAAACAAAAGGTCATCGAGAAGGCCTCTCTCCGCCTGGGAAGCCGATCCTCTTTTCTCCCAAGACTTTCCCTGAATGTCTCCGGAATGGACGCCACCCGGAACTTAAAAGCCCAGGGGGTTTCTTTTCCCGGCGCACCCGATAAAGTTGGCCCCTTCAGCACGTTCGACGCCCGGTTGACTTTGAATGAAACCCTCCTGAACCTCAGCCTTTTAAACCAGGTTTATGCCGCCGGTGAAGAGACCCGGGTTGCGGAATTGGAGTTGAGCCAGGCCGAGAGCGATCTTTTTTATCAGACCACCGTTCTGTTCCTCAATACGCTCCGGAACGAATCGGCCGTGCAGGCCGATCAGGCCAATGTCGACTTATCCGAGGAGCTCCTTAAATTTGCCGAACATCAAAAGAGTTCCGGTATCGGGACGATTCTTGATGTCACCCGGGCCAGAGTGAAACTGGCCGAAGACCGTCAACGGCTGATTACCACCCTGACTCAGAAAAGCGATGCCATCCTCGTTTTGCAAAAACAGATCGGGGTTCAACAGGGAGAAAACCTCTCTCTGGACGACCATGACCTGTCCGGTCAGGACTTTCCGGAACTTAAAGAGAGTATTCAGACCGCTTTGTTGAAGAGAAAAGAGGCCGCCATTCAATCTCAAAGAGAGAGAGTCAAAGAGATTCAATTTAAAGCGGCCTCCGGAGAAAAATATCCTTCCATTAATCTTTTTGCCGATTACGGCGAAATCGGGAATGGAGTGACAGATGCTTTTCCCACTCATACCTTCGGGATCACGCTCAATTTGCCCCTTTATGACGGCCAGAGCCGGAAGGCAAAAGAAGATGCCGTCATGAGCCAGCTCCGGCAGGAGCAATTTAAAACCAGAGAGTCGGCTTCACAGATTGAGCTCGAAGTCCGGCAAATTTACAACGCCCTGAGCACGGTCAGAAAACAGCTGGAGGTCGTCAAAGAACGGCTCTCTCTGGCCGAGAAAGAGCTTCTCCTGGCCCAGCACCGGTTTGAAAACGGGATCGGAACCCACATTGAGCTGGTGACGACCCAGACTTCCCTGACCGAAGCGAGAGAAGCTCTGGTCGAAGCCCGGTTTCAGGTTCAGGCAGGCATTGTGAAATATTATTATGTGACGGGTCAGATGGATTATTTCTTTTCCCAGTTACCCTAA
- a CDS encoding MarR family transcriptional regulator, whose amino-acid sequence MDPSIPPGDSPLESVINETVSLFYRLKVVAEQIHHQGETSGPKRGILKILDRLGPQTVPRLARARPVSRQYIQTLINQLAKGNFVEFVENPAHRRSPLVSLTPKGKEFLDAMAQREIELLEQIKMNSSEKELKNTANVLRKVRELFESRQWEQLLKKDH is encoded by the coding sequence ATGGATCCATCCATCCCCCCTGGGGACTCCCCTCTGGAGTCGGTCATTAATGAAACAGTCTCGCTTTTTTACCGCTTAAAGGTCGTCGCGGAGCAAATTCACCATCAGGGAGAAACATCGGGCCCAAAACGGGGGATCCTGAAAATCCTTGACCGCCTCGGACCGCAGACCGTTCCCCGGTTGGCCCGTGCCCGGCCGGTTTCCCGCCAGTACATTCAGACCTTGATTAATCAACTGGCCAAAGGGAATTTTGTCGAGTTCGTTGAAAATCCGGCTCACAGGCGCTCTCCTCTGGTCAGTTTGACCCCGAAGGGAAAAGAATTTCTCGATGCCATGGCCCAGAGAGAGATTGAGCTCCTCGAACAGATCAAAATGAATTCTTCCGAAAAAGAGCTGAAGAACACGGCGAACGTTTTACGAAAAGTCAGGGAATTATTTGAAAGCCGTCAATGGGAACAGCTATTAAAAAAAGACCATTAA